The proteins below come from a single Armatimonadota bacterium genomic window:
- a CDS encoding lactate dehydrogenase has protein sequence MAGAMRDLVSNLQRIVGEDGVIHDPFDLLVYECDAYTMEKATPQAVVFPTETAQVQQVVQLCNRLGIPFVPRGAGTGLSGGALALQGGVVICTSRMTRILEVDIPNRRITAQAGAINLHLTQAVKAHGYHYAPDPSSQGVSTIGGNVAENAGGPHTLKYGVTVNHITGLEVVLPDGEVAWLGGKCEEPLGYDLVGVFTGSEGTLGILTTVIAKLTPLPQGWRTLLAVYPRLEDACQTVSDIIAAGIVPAAMEMIDRTTLQAVEAAFHFGFPQDADAVLVIELDGWEAGLDRQLQRVVDICNANHAEEIRLARDEDERTRLWTARKKAVGSLGRLAPSTVTQDTVVPRSKLPQVLRRIMQIGQEHGVRIANVFHAGDGSLHPIVLFDERDPEEVRRVRAANDAIVRWCIQMGGSITGEHGVGVEKAHYMRLLYNDTDLQAMRKVHDAFDPQGLCNPGKIFPPSG, from the coding sequence ATGGCAGGAGCGATGAGAGATCTCGTATCCAATCTGCAGCGTATCGTGGGCGAGGACGGGGTGATTCATGACCCGTTTGACCTGTTGGTGTACGAGTGCGACGCCTACACGATGGAAAAGGCAACGCCGCAGGCGGTAGTCTTCCCCACCGAAACTGCGCAGGTGCAGCAGGTGGTGCAGCTGTGCAACCGCCTGGGTATTCCCTTCGTGCCACGTGGGGCGGGAACGGGGCTTTCGGGTGGCGCGCTGGCGTTGCAAGGCGGCGTGGTTATCTGTACCAGCCGTATGACGCGCATTCTGGAAGTAGACATCCCCAACCGACGCATCACCGCACAGGCAGGTGCGATCAACCTGCACCTCACCCAGGCGGTGAAGGCGCACGGCTACCACTACGCACCTGACCCCTCCAGCCAAGGCGTCAGCACCATTGGCGGCAATGTGGCGGAAAACGCGGGCGGTCCGCACACCCTGAAGTACGGCGTGACCGTCAACCACATCACCGGTCTGGAGGTGGTGTTGCCTGACGGCGAGGTCGCGTGGCTCGGCGGCAAATGTGAGGAGCCGCTGGGCTACGACTTGGTAGGCGTATTTACCGGCAGCGAGGGCACACTGGGCATCCTCACCACCGTCATCGCCAAGCTCACGCCTCTACCCCAGGGCTGGCGCACCCTGCTGGCGGTGTACCCACGTTTAGAAGATGCCTGCCAGACTGTCTCCGACATCATCGCCGCCGGCATTGTGCCCGCCGCGATGGAGATGATTGACCGTACTACCCTGCAGGCGGTGGAAGCGGCATTTCATTTCGGCTTCCCGCAGGATGCGGATGCGGTGCTGGTGATCGAGCTGGACGGGTGGGAAGCGGGGCTGGATAGGCAGCTCCAGCGCGTGGTGGACATCTGCAACGCCAATCATGCTGAAGAGATACGCCTCGCTCGTGACGAGGACGAGCGCACCCGCCTGTGGACGGCACGCAAGAAGGCGGTGGGCTCGCTGGGCAGACTGGCTCCCAGTACCGTCACGCAGGATACGGTGGTTCCGCGCAGTAAGCTGCCGCAGGTACTACGACGCATCATGCAAATCGGGCAGGAGCACGGCGTGCGCATCGCCAACGTCTTCCACGCGGGCGACGGCAGTCTGCACCCGATCGTGCTTTTCGACGAGCGGGACCCGGAAGAGGTGCGTCGGGTACGCGCTGCGAACGACGCCATCGTGCGATGGTGCATCCAGATGGGTGGCAGCATCACCGGCGAGCATGGCGTCGGTGTGGAAAAGGCGCACTATATGCGCTTACTTTATAATGACACCGACCTGCAGGCGATGCGCAAAGTGCACGACGCCTTTGACCCACAGGGCTTGTGCAATCCCGGAAAGATATTCCCGCCATCAGGTTAG